One Pseudorca crassidens isolate mPseCra1 chromosome 21, mPseCra1.hap1, whole genome shotgun sequence DNA segment encodes these proteins:
- the AGA gene encoding N(4)-(beta-N-acetylglucosaminyl)-L-asparaginase isoform X2 — protein MARKANHRLLLLSLLLLCRAPVCSSGPLPLILNTWPFRNAAVAAWRTLASGGSALDAVESGCAACEQEQCDGTVGFGGSPDESGETTLDAMIMDGTTMNVGAVGDLRRIKNAIGVARKVLEHTTHTLLAGESATKFAESMGFISEDLSTNASCALHSDWLAWNCQPNYWRNVIPDASKYCGPYKPPSILKRDGSTYKETGDSYGHDTIGMVVIHKMGNIAAGTSTNGIKFKIPGYQAVEYMRRGEDPTTACRKVISRIQKYFPNFFGAVVCANVTGSYGAACNKLSTFTQFHFMVYNPLKSEPTEEKVDCI, from the exons ATGGCGCGGAAGGCGAATCACCGGCTGCTGCTGCTGTCGCTGCTGCTGCTCTGCCGGGCCCCGGTGTGCAGCTCCGGCCCTCTGCCTCTGATCCTCAACACTTGGCCTTTCAGGAATGCAGCCGTAGCAG CGTGGAGGACGTTAGCATCTGGAGGGTCTGCGCTGGACGCGGTTGAGAGCGGCTGTGCGGCGTGTGAACAGGAGCAGTGTGACGGCACCGTGGGCTTTGGTGGCAGCCCCGACGAGTCTGGAGAGACCACCCTGGATGCCATGATCATGGACGG TACTACCATGAACGTAGGAGCAGTGGGAGATCTTAGACGAATTAAAAACGCCATCGGGGTAGCACGAAAAGTACTGGAACACACGACACACACACTGTTAGCAGGAGAGTCAG CCACCAAGTTTGCCGAAAGCATGGGCTTTATCAGCGAGGATTTATCTACCAATGCTTCGTGTGCTCTTCATTCAGATTGGCTGGCCTGGAACTGCCAGCCAAATTACTGGAGG AATGTTATACCAGATGCTTCAAAATACTGTGGACCCTACAAACCACCTAGTATCTTAAAGCGAGATGGTTCTACTTACAAAGAAACAGGAGATAGTTACGGTCATGATACTATTG gcATGGTTGTCATCCATAAGATGGGAAATATTGCTGCTGGTACATCTACAAAtggtataaaattcaaaatacctGG CTACCAAGCTGTAGAATACATGAGAAGAGGAGAAGATCCCACCACAGCGTGCCGGAAAGTGATTTCAAGAATCCAGAAGTATTTCCCCAACTTCTTTGGGGCTGTGGTATGTGCTAACGTGACTGGAAGTTATG GTGCTGCCTGCAATAAACTTTCAACATTTACTCAGTTTCATTTCATGGTTTACAATCCTCTAAAAAGTGAGCCAACTGAGGAAAAAGTAGACTGCATCTAA
- the AGA gene encoding N(4)-(beta-N-acetylglucosaminyl)-L-asparaginase isoform X1 — MARKANHRLLLLSLLLLCRAPVCSSGPLPLILNTWPFRNAAVAAWRTLASGGSALDAVESGCAACEQEQCDGTVGFGGSPDESGETTLDAMIMDGTTMNVGAVGDLRRIKNAIGVARKVLEHTTHTLLAGESATKFAESMGFISEDLSTNASCALHSDWLAWNCQPNYWRNVIPDASKYCGPYKPPSILKRDGSTYKETGDSYGHDTIGMVVIHKMGNIAAGTSTNGIKFKIPGRIGDSPIPGSGAYADDTAGAAAATGDGDILMRFLPSYQAVEYMRRGEDPTTACRKVISRIQKYFPNFFGAVVCANVTGSYGAACNKLSTFTQFHFMVYNPLKSEPTEEKVDCI; from the exons ATGGCGCGGAAGGCGAATCACCGGCTGCTGCTGCTGTCGCTGCTGCTGCTCTGCCGGGCCCCGGTGTGCAGCTCCGGCCCTCTGCCTCTGATCCTCAACACTTGGCCTTTCAGGAATGCAGCCGTAGCAG CGTGGAGGACGTTAGCATCTGGAGGGTCTGCGCTGGACGCGGTTGAGAGCGGCTGTGCGGCGTGTGAACAGGAGCAGTGTGACGGCACCGTGGGCTTTGGTGGCAGCCCCGACGAGTCTGGAGAGACCACCCTGGATGCCATGATCATGGACGG TACTACCATGAACGTAGGAGCAGTGGGAGATCTTAGACGAATTAAAAACGCCATCGGGGTAGCACGAAAAGTACTGGAACACACGACACACACACTGTTAGCAGGAGAGTCAG CCACCAAGTTTGCCGAAAGCATGGGCTTTATCAGCGAGGATTTATCTACCAATGCTTCGTGTGCTCTTCATTCAGATTGGCTGGCCTGGAACTGCCAGCCAAATTACTGGAGG AATGTTATACCAGATGCTTCAAAATACTGTGGACCCTACAAACCACCTAGTATCTTAAAGCGAGATGGTTCTACTTACAAAGAAACAGGAGATAGTTACGGTCATGATACTATTG gcATGGTTGTCATCCATAAGATGGGAAATATTGCTGCTGGTACATCTACAAAtggtataaaattcaaaatacctGG TCGAATAGGAGACTCGCCAATACCTGGATCTGGGGCCTACGCCGACGACACTGCAGGGGCTGCAGCAGCCACCGGGGACGGCGACATACTGATGCGCTTCCTCCCAAG CTACCAAGCTGTAGAATACATGAGAAGAGGAGAAGATCCCACCACAGCGTGCCGGAAAGTGATTTCAAGAATCCAGAAGTATTTCCCCAACTTCTTTGGGGCTGTGGTATGTGCTAACGTGACTGGAAGTTATG GTGCTGCCTGCAATAAACTTTCAACATTTACTCAGTTTCATTTCATGGTTTACAATCCTCTAAAAAGTGAGCCAACTGAGGAAAAAGTAGACTGCATCTAA